One region of Synechococcus sp. UW69 genomic DNA includes:
- the rplP gene encoding 50S ribosomal protein L16 gives MLSPKRVKFRKQQRGRMRGVATRGNTIAFGQFALQAQECGWITSRQIEASRRAMTRYVKRGGKIWIRIFPDKPVTMRAAETRMGSGKGNPEFWVAVIKPGRILFEMGGDEITPEIAKEAMRLAQYKLPVKTKFIQLDEQEKPAGAKAPAASEAVTVES, from the coding sequence ATGCTGAGTCCAAAACGCGTCAAATTCCGTAAGCAGCAGCGAGGCCGCATGCGCGGCGTCGCCACCCGGGGCAACACCATTGCCTTCGGACAGTTCGCGCTGCAGGCACAGGAATGTGGCTGGATCACCTCGCGCCAGATCGAGGCCAGCCGTCGTGCCATGACCCGCTACGTCAAGCGTGGCGGAAAAATCTGGATCCGGATCTTCCCCGACAAGCCAGTCACCATGCGCGCTGCCGAAACCCGGATGGGTTCCGGTAAGGGCAACCCAGAATTCTGGGTGGCGGTGATCAAGCCCGGCCGGATCTTGTTCGAGATGGGCGGTGATGAAATCACCCCCGAAATCGCCAAGGAAGCCATGCGCCTCGCGCAATACAAGCTTCCCGTGAAGACCAAGTTCATCCAGCTGGATGAGCAGGAGAAGCCAGCTGGTGCCAAGGCCCCGGCAGCTTCTGAAGCCGTCACCGTGGAGTCCTGA
- the rpsC gene encoding 30S ribosomal protein S3, translating into MGHKIHPTGLRLGITQEHRSRWYASSKSYPALLQEDDRIRKFIHKKYGSAGISDVLIARKADQLEVELKTARPGVLVGRQGSGIEELRSGIQKTVGDSSRQVRINVVEVERVDGDAFLLAEYIAQQLEKRVAFRRTIRMAVQRAQRAGVLGLKIQVSGRLNGAEIARTEWTREGRVPLHTLRADIDYATKVASTTYGVLGIKVWVFKGEVLSEQAQPMPVGAAPRRRASRRPQQFEDRSNEG; encoded by the coding sequence ATGGGACACAAAATCCACCCAACCGGTCTGCGCCTGGGGATCACCCAGGAACACCGGTCACGCTGGTACGCCTCCAGCAAGAGTTATCCGGCTCTCCTTCAAGAGGACGATCGGATTCGCAAGTTCATCCACAAGAAGTACGGCTCGGCAGGCATCAGCGATGTGCTGATCGCCCGCAAGGCCGATCAATTGGAAGTTGAACTCAAGACCGCACGCCCCGGTGTGCTGGTCGGCCGTCAAGGCAGCGGTATCGAAGAACTTCGCTCCGGCATTCAGAAGACCGTCGGCGACTCCAGTCGTCAGGTGCGGATCAATGTTGTCGAGGTCGAACGCGTCGACGGTGATGCCTTCCTCCTGGCCGAGTACATCGCCCAGCAGCTGGAAAAGCGTGTGGCCTTCCGCCGCACCATCCGCATGGCTGTGCAGCGCGCCCAGCGTGCCGGTGTACTGGGTCTCAAGATCCAGGTCTCCGGTCGCCTGAACGGTGCTGAGATTGCTCGGACGGAGTGGACCCGTGAGGGTCGAGTTCCCCTGCACACCCTGCGTGCCGACATCGACTACGCCACCAAAGTGGCTAGCACGACCTACGGCGTGCTTGGCATCAAGGTGTGGGTGTTCAAGGGCGAGGTGCTGAGCGAACAGGCTCAGCCCATGCCGGTGGGTGCCGCCCCCCGGCGCCGGGCCAGCCGTCGGCCCCAACAGTTCGAAGACCGCTCCAACGAGGGTTGA
- the rplV gene encoding 50S ribosomal protein L22, whose product MTSSTPTAPIAQAHGRFIRGSVSKVRRVLDQIRGRTYRDALIMLEFMPYRSTGPITKVLRSAVANAEHNLGLDPSSLVIASASADMGPSMKRYRPRAQGRAFQIKKQTCHISIAVAAQTDS is encoded by the coding sequence ATGACATCGTCTACCCCAACGGCACCCATTGCCCAAGCTCACGGACGCTTCATCCGAGGCTCCGTTTCGAAGGTGCGCCGTGTGCTTGACCAGATCCGTGGCCGCACTTACCGCGACGCACTGATCATGCTCGAGTTCATGCCTTACCGCTCCACCGGACCCATCACCAAGGTGCTCCGGTCTGCAGTGGCCAACGCTGAGCACAATCTCGGTCTCGATCCCTCATCTCTGGTGATCGCGAGCGCGAGCGCTGACATGGGCCCCTCCATGAAGCGCTATCGCCCCCGCGCCCAGGGCCGGGCCTTCCAGATCAAGAAACAGACCTGCCACATCAGCATTGCTGTGGCGGCTCAGACCGATTCCTGA
- the rpsS gene encoding 30S ribosomal protein S19, with product MGRSLKKGPFIADSLLRKVEKQNDNDDKSVIKTWSRASTILPMMIGHTIAVHNGRTHVPVFITEQMVGHKLGEFAPTRTFKGHIRDKKGGR from the coding sequence ATGGGACGTTCACTCAAAAAAGGTCCGTTTATTGCCGACAGCCTGCTTCGCAAGGTTGAAAAGCAGAACGACAACGACGACAAGTCCGTGATCAAGACCTGGTCACGGGCCTCCACGATCCTGCCGATGATGATTGGCCACACGATCGCGGTACACAACGGCCGCACCCACGTGCCGGTGTTCATCACCGAGCAAATGGTCGGTCACAAGCTGGGGGAGTTTGCTCCCACCCGCACCTTCAAGGGCCACATCAGAGACAAGAAAGGAGGCCGCTAA
- the rplB gene encoding 50S ribosomal protein L2: MAIRNFRPYTPGTRTRVVTDFSEITSRKPERTLVVAKHRRKGRNNRGVITCRHRGGGHKRLYRVVDFRRNKHGVSAKVAAIHYDPHRNARLALLFYADGEKRYILAPAGVQVGQTVVSGPDVPIENGNAMPLSAVPLGSSVHCVELYAGRGGQMVRTAGASAQVMAKEGDYVALKLPSTEVRLVRRECYATLGEVGNSEMRNTSLGKAGRRRWLGRRPQVRGSVMNPCDHPHGGGEGRAPIGRSGPVTPWGKPALGLKTRKRNKPSNQYVLRKRRKTSKRSRGGRDS, encoded by the coding sequence ATGGCAATCCGTAATTTCCGCCCCTACACCCCCGGTACCCGCACCCGGGTGGTCACTGATTTCAGTGAGATCACCAGCCGCAAACCGGAGCGGACCCTGGTGGTGGCTAAACACCGCCGCAAGGGCCGCAACAACCGCGGTGTGATCACCTGCCGCCACCGCGGTGGCGGTCACAAACGCCTCTACCGCGTGGTGGATTTCCGTCGCAACAAGCACGGTGTCTCCGCAAAGGTTGCAGCAATCCACTACGACCCGCACCGCAACGCACGCCTGGCGCTGCTCTTCTATGCCGATGGCGAGAAGCGCTACATCCTGGCTCCCGCAGGAGTGCAGGTCGGCCAGACCGTGGTCTCCGGCCCTGATGTTCCGATTGAGAACGGCAACGCCATGCCGCTTTCAGCGGTGCCTCTTGGTTCCAGCGTCCACTGCGTCGAGCTCTACGCCGGCCGCGGTGGCCAGATGGTCCGTACCGCTGGTGCCAGCGCCCAGGTGATGGCGAAGGAAGGCGACTACGTCGCTCTCAAACTTCCCTCCACCGAAGTTCGGCTGGTGCGCCGCGAGTGCTACGCCACCCTCGGCGAGGTCGGCAACTCCGAGATGCGCAACACCAGCCTGGGCAAGGCTGGACGTCGCCGCTGGTTGGGTCGTCGTCCTCAGGTTCGAGGCAGTGTGATGAACCCCTGCGATCACCCCCACGGTGGTGGTGAGGGTCGTGCACCAATCGGCCGTTCCGGTCCGGTGACTCCCTGGGGCAAACCCGCCCTCGGTCTCAAGACCCGCAAGCGGAACAAACCCAGCAACCAATACGTGCTCCGGAAGCGTCGCAAGACCTCCAAGCGGAGCCGTGGCGGACGCGATTCCTGA
- a CDS encoding 50S ribosomal protein L23 — protein MTERFQGRLADVIRRPLITEKATRALEINQYTFEVDHRAAKPDIKAAVEQLFDVKVTGISTMNPPRRSRRMGRFAGKRAQVKKAVVRLAEGNSIQLFPES, from the coding sequence ATGACTGAACGTTTCCAAGGCCGCCTGGCGGATGTGATCCGCCGTCCCTTGATTACCGAGAAGGCCACACGAGCCCTCGAAATCAACCAGTACACCTTCGAGGTGGACCACCGCGCCGCAAAACCCGACATCAAGGCCGCCGTTGAGCAGCTCTTCGATGTGAAGGTCACCGGCATCAGCACCATGAATCCCCCTCGACGCTCGCGTCGGATGGGGCGCTTCGCTGGCAAACGTGCCCAAGTGAAGAAAGCCGTGGTGCGCCTTGCGGAGGGCAACTCGATCCAACTCTTCCCTGAGTCCTGA
- the rplD gene encoding 50S ribosomal protein L4, giving the protein MASCVVRDWQGKEAGKATLDLKVAKETTAVDLMHRAVLRQQAHARQGTASTLTRSEVRGGGRKPYKQKGTGRARQGSIRTPLKPGGGIIFGPKPRTYNLAMNRKERRLALRTALMARIDDVTVVKDFAASLEAPKTREITDALGRLGVAAGSKVLIVLTNPSDVVRRSVRNLEKVKLISADQLNVFDLLHANALVLGEEALATIQEVYGDD; this is encoded by the coding sequence ATGGCCAGTTGTGTCGTTCGTGATTGGCAGGGCAAGGAAGCCGGCAAGGCAACCCTGGACCTGAAGGTGGCCAAGGAGACCACCGCGGTTGATCTCATGCACCGGGCTGTTCTGCGTCAGCAGGCCCATGCACGCCAAGGAACCGCCAGCACCCTCACCCGTTCAGAAGTACGTGGTGGCGGTCGCAAGCCTTACAAGCAGAAAGGAACTGGACGGGCCCGCCAGGGATCCATCCGGACTCCCCTGAAACCGGGCGGCGGCATCATCTTCGGACCCAAGCCCCGCACGTACAACCTTGCGATGAACCGCAAGGAGCGTCGTCTGGCCCTGCGCACAGCGCTGATGGCCCGCATTGACGACGTGACTGTCGTGAAGGATTTCGCTGCTTCGCTGGAAGCCCCCAAAACCCGTGAGATCACGGATGCTTTGGGACGCCTCGGTGTCGCTGCCGGTTCCAAGGTGCTCATCGTTCTGACGAACCCCTCCGATGTTGTTCGCCGCTCCGTGCGCAACCTGGAGAAAGTCAAGTTGATCTCCGCGGATCAGCTGAACGTCTTCGACCTGCTCCATGCCAATGCTTTGGTGCTGGGCGAGGAAGCTCTCGCAACCATCCAGGAGGTCTACGGCGATGACTGA
- the rplC gene encoding 50S ribosomal protein L3, whose translation MSIGILGKKLGMSQFFDEQGRAVPVTLIEAGPCRITQLKNNDTDGYSAVQIGFGESREKLINKPAQGHLTKSGEGLLRHLREYRIDSVEGLELGGSITVGDFEAGQKVDVSGDTVGRGFAGYQKRHGFSRGPMTHGSKNHREPGSTGAGTTPGRIYPGKRMAGRYGGKKITTRGLTILKVDSEHNLLVVKGSVPGKPGALLNIRPAVRVGAKPAKGGK comes from the coding sequence ATGTCCATCGGCATTCTCGGGAAGAAGCTGGGTATGTCCCAGTTCTTCGACGAGCAGGGCAGAGCTGTTCCGGTCACCTTGATCGAAGCCGGCCCCTGCCGCATCACCCAACTCAAAAACAACGACACTGACGGTTATTCCGCAGTGCAGATCGGCTTTGGCGAATCCCGCGAAAAGCTGATCAACAAACCCGCCCAGGGTCACCTGACCAAATCCGGTGAGGGTCTTCTTCGTCATCTGCGCGAATACCGCATCGACAGCGTTGAAGGGCTCGAACTCGGTGGATCCATCACCGTCGGCGATTTCGAAGCCGGTCAGAAGGTGGACGTCAGCGGTGACACCGTGGGCCGAGGCTTCGCTGGCTACCAAAAGCGCCACGGTTTCAGCCGGGGTCCGATGACCCACGGCTCCAAGAACCACCGCGAACCGGGTTCAACCGGTGCCGGTACAACCCCGGGCCGCATCTACCCCGGCAAGCGGATGGCCGGTCGCTACGGCGGCAAGAAAATCACCACCCGCGGTCTGACCATCCTCAAGGTGGACAGCGAGCACAATTTGCTGGTGGTGAAGGGATCCGTGCCCGGCAAACCCGGTGCGCTGCTCAACATCCGCCCGGCCGTGCGCGTGGGCGCCAAGCCCGCCAAAGGAGGTAAGTGA
- a CDS encoding NAD(P)H-quinone oxidoreductase subunit N: MPLLLTGQAFRRDLEANGCLAVQAPLEGGAETRLLRRLRGAGYRTRMTSARGLGDPEVFLTQKHGIRPPHLGHQSVGRGAAVGEVQEVAPQLGDLFEGDAPVALWLLEGQVLSRSELLSLCDLCKREPRLRIIVEMGGARSLKWEPMTTHLNA, translated from the coding sequence ATGCCTCTGCTTCTCACCGGTCAGGCATTTCGCCGCGATCTCGAAGCCAATGGCTGTCTGGCTGTTCAGGCCCCGCTCGAGGGTGGTGCAGAAACGCGCTTGCTGCGTCGTTTGCGAGGCGCTGGATACCGCACCCGCATGACATCAGCCCGGGGACTCGGTGATCCGGAGGTGTTCCTCACCCAGAAGCACGGCATCCGTCCTCCTCATCTGGGTCATCAAAGCGTGGGTCGTGGTGCTGCTGTGGGAGAAGTGCAGGAGGTGGCTCCCCAGCTCGGAGACCTGTTTGAGGGTGATGCCCCTGTGGCTCTCTGGCTTCTTGAGGGTCAGGTGCTGTCGCGTTCGGAACTTCTCTCGCTTTGCGACCTCTGCAAGCGCGAACCCCGATTACGCATCATCGTGGAGATGGGTGGTGCCCGAAGCCTGAAGTGGGAACCGATGACCACACATTTGAACGCCTGA